One window of the Rosa rugosa chromosome 3, drRosRugo1.1, whole genome shotgun sequence genome contains the following:
- the LOC133738665 gene encoding uncharacterized protein LOC133738665 isoform X1: protein MADDHCSFTKDILKAPKKSPLVLRTIVVLFVMVCGVYICSICLKQIKTGTTLRFLSIPEVIQRPCQKPDIEPEEAPYVHFPKPTTYSRAECACNPVRYFAIFSMQRSGSGWFETLLNNHTNISSNGEIFSVKVRRSNMSTITETLDRVYNLDWFSSASKNECTAAVGLKWMLNQGLMQNHEQIVEYFNTRGVAAIFLFRRNLLRRLISVLANSYDREAKPLNGTHKSHVHSHQEAEILAKYKPKINATLLIANLKQVENTTAKALEYFKSTRHMILYYEDVVKNRTKLRDVQDFLKVPQRDLKSRQVKIHKGSLSNQIENWGDVQKALNGTHYESFLHADIRR from the exons ATGGCTGATGATCACTGCTCTTTCACCAAG GATATATTAAAGGCGCCAAAGAAATCGCCTTTGGTGCTGAGGACGATTGTCGTGTTGTTTGTAATGGTCTGTGGTGTCTATATATGCTCGATTTGTTTAAAGCAAATCAAGACTGGTACCACACTCAGATTCTTAAGCATCCCCGAGGTGATTCAAAGGCCTTGCCAGAAACCTGATATTGAACCGGAAGAAGCGCCTTATGTGCACTTCCCAAAGCCCACAACTTATAGCAG GGCTGAATGTGCGTGCAATCCTGTGAGATATTTTGCAATTTTCTCGATGCAGAGGTCTGGGAGTGGTTGGTTTGAGACGCTATTGAATAATCATACTAACATAAGCTCAAATGGGGAGATTTTCTCTGTTAAAGTCAGGAGAAGTAACATGTCAACAATTACAGAGACTTTGGACAGAGTATACAATCTAGATTGGTTCAGTAGTGCCTCAAAGAATGAGTGCACAGCTGCAGTTGGCTTAAAGTGGATGCTTAATCAG GGATTGATGCAGAATCATGAACAAATAGTGGAGTACTTCAACACTCGAGGTGTTGCTGCTATCTTTCTCTTTCGAAGAAATCTGTTGCGTAGGTTGATCTCCGTGCTCGCAAATTCTTATGATCGAGAGGCGAAGCCACTGAATGGAACCCACAAATCTCACGTGCACTCTCATCAAGag GCTGAGATACTTGCAAAATACAAGCCTAAAATCAATGCAACTTTGCTTATAGCCAACCTGAAGCAAGTTGAGAATACAACTGCCAAAGCATTGGAATATTTCAAGAGCACCCGACATATGATCCTGTATTATGAGGATGTTGTTAAAAACCGCACT AAATTAAGAGACGTTCAAGATTTTCTCAAGGTTCCACAAAGGGATTTGAAGAGTCGTCAGGTGAAGATACACAAAGGTTCCTTGTCTAATCAGATTGAGAATTGGGGTGATGTCCAAAAGGCACTTAATGGAACACATTATGAAAGCTTTCTCCATGCAGATATTCGAAGGTAA
- the LOC133738665 gene encoding uncharacterized protein LOC133738665 isoform X2 encodes MVCGVYICSICLKQIKTGTTLRFLSIPEVIQRPCQKPDIEPEEAPYVHFPKPTTYSRAECACNPVRYFAIFSMQRSGSGWFETLLNNHTNISSNGEIFSVKVRRSNMSTITETLDRVYNLDWFSSASKNECTAAVGLKWMLNQGLMQNHEQIVEYFNTRGVAAIFLFRRNLLRRLISVLANSYDREAKPLNGTHKSHVHSHQEAEILAKYKPKINATLLIANLKQVENTTAKALEYFKSTRHMILYYEDVVKNRTKLRDVQDFLKVPQRDLKSRQVKIHKGSLSNQIENWGDVQKALNGTHYESFLHADIRR; translated from the exons ATGGTCTGTGGTGTCTATATATGCTCGATTTGTTTAAAGCAAATCAAGACTGGTACCACACTCAGATTCTTAAGCATCCCCGAGGTGATTCAAAGGCCTTGCCAGAAACCTGATATTGAACCGGAAGAAGCGCCTTATGTGCACTTCCCAAAGCCCACAACTTATAGCAG GGCTGAATGTGCGTGCAATCCTGTGAGATATTTTGCAATTTTCTCGATGCAGAGGTCTGGGAGTGGTTGGTTTGAGACGCTATTGAATAATCATACTAACATAAGCTCAAATGGGGAGATTTTCTCTGTTAAAGTCAGGAGAAGTAACATGTCAACAATTACAGAGACTTTGGACAGAGTATACAATCTAGATTGGTTCAGTAGTGCCTCAAAGAATGAGTGCACAGCTGCAGTTGGCTTAAAGTGGATGCTTAATCAG GGATTGATGCAGAATCATGAACAAATAGTGGAGTACTTCAACACTCGAGGTGTTGCTGCTATCTTTCTCTTTCGAAGAAATCTGTTGCGTAGGTTGATCTCCGTGCTCGCAAATTCTTATGATCGAGAGGCGAAGCCACTGAATGGAACCCACAAATCTCACGTGCACTCTCATCAAGag GCTGAGATACTTGCAAAATACAAGCCTAAAATCAATGCAACTTTGCTTATAGCCAACCTGAAGCAAGTTGAGAATACAACTGCCAAAGCATTGGAATATTTCAAGAGCACCCGACATATGATCCTGTATTATGAGGATGTTGTTAAAAACCGCACT AAATTAAGAGACGTTCAAGATTTTCTCAAGGTTCCACAAAGGGATTTGAAGAGTCGTCAGGTGAAGATACACAAAGGTTCCTTGTCTAATCAGATTGAGAATTGGGGTGATGTCCAAAAGGCACTTAATGGAACACATTATGAAAGCTTTCTCCATGCAGATATTCGAAGGTAA
- the LOC133735527 gene encoding polyadenylate-binding protein RBP47 isoform X2, with protein sequence MAQQSNGGSGDLSTTQQAQPNQQQQQQQQQQQQQWMHQHQQQWMAMQYPAAAMAMMQQQMMVYPQHYMPTYAAHPHHNPYQQAQAAAAVAYQQQPPLKQQQQQQQSQSQQKMGPTDEVRTIWAGDLHHWMDEAYLHGCFAYTGQVSSVKVIRNKQTGQTEGYGFVEFYSREAAEEVLQTYNGTPMPNTEQPFRLNWATFSAGDRRADTSSDLSIFVGDLATDVTDTMLQETFASRYTSVKGAKVVQDANTGRSKGYGFVRFGDENERTKAIVEMNGAYCSSRPMRIGVATPKKSSGYQQQYSSQGGGHANGAVAQGSQSDGEPNNTTIFVGGLDSDVNEEDLRQPFSQFGEVVSVKIPVGKACGFVQFANRKDAENAMNMLNATVIGKQTVRLSWGRSQGNKQWRSDSSNQWNNGGHYGGQGYGGYANAAPQNPDLSMHAAAAINGSS encoded by the exons ATGGCCCAACAGAGCAACGGCGGCAGCGGCGATCTGAGCACGACTCAACAGGCCCAGCCCAACCAGCAACAacagcagcaacagcaacagcagcagcagcagtggATGCATCAGCACCAGCAGCAATGGATGGCGATGCAGTACCCGGCGGCGGCCATGGCGATGATGCAGCAGCAGATGATGGTGTACCCGCAGCATTACATGCCTACTTACGCCGCGCATCCGCATCACAATCCCTACCAGCAGGCTCAGGCCGCCGCCGCCGTGGCCTATCAGCAGCAGCCGCCGCtcaagcagcagcagcagcagcagcagtctCAGTCGCAGCAGAAGATGGGGCCTACTGATGAGGTCAGGACCATCTGGGCTGGCGACCTGCACCATTGGATGGACGAGGCCTACCTTCATGGCTGCTTCGCCTACACCGGCCAG GTTTCTTCAGTAAAGGTTATACGCAATAAGCAAACAGGTCAGACAGAAGGGTATGGTTTTGTTGAGTTCTATTCACGTGAAGCAGCTGAGGAAGTTCTGCAGACCTATAATGGTACTCCTATGCCAAATACAGAGCAGCCTTTTCGTCTGAACTGGGCAACCTTTAGTGCGGGTGACAGACGAGCAGATACTAGTTCTGATCTATCTATATTTGTAGGAGATTTAGCTACAGATGTGACTGACACTATGTTGCAAGAAACCTTTGCTAGTAGATATACATCTGTTAAGGGGGCAAAAGTTGTTCAAGATGCAAATACTGGTCGTTCAAAGGGTTATGGTTTTGTTAGGTTTGGGGATGAAAATGAGAGGACAAAGGCCATTGTGGAAATGAATGGTGCGTATTGTTCGAGCAGGCCCATGCGTATAGGTGTTGCAACGCCCAAAAAATCATCTGGATATCAACAACAGTACTCTTCACAAG GTGGTGGACATGCAAATGGTGCCGTTGCCCAAGGTTCTCAGTCTGATGGCGAGCCCAATAACACAACT ATATTTGTTGGAGGGCTTGATTCTGATGTCAATGAGGAAGACCTCAGGCAGCCGTTTTCTCAATTTGGTGAAGTTGTCTCTGTGAAAATACCGGTTGGAAAAGCTTGCGGTTTTGTTCAGTTCGCTAATAG GAAGGATGCTGAGAATGCAATGAATATGCTGAATGCAACTGTTATTGGAAAGCAAACAGTTCGTCTGTCTTGGGGTCGCAGTCAAGGCAACAAGCAG TGGAGATCGGACTCAAGTAACCAGTGGAACAATGGAGGACATTATGGAGGGCAGGGGTATGGTGGGTACGCAAATGCTGCGCCACAGAATCCAGATCTGAGTATGCATGCTGCAGCTGCGATTAACGGGTCTTCTTAA
- the LOC133735527 gene encoding polyadenylate-binding protein RBP47 isoform X1, whose amino-acid sequence MAQQSNGGSGDLSTTQQAQPNQQQQQQQQQQQQQWMHQHQQQWMAMQYPAAAMAMMQQQMMVYPQHYMPTYAAHPHHNPYQQAQAAAAVAYQQQPPLKQQQQQQQSQSQQKMGPTDEVRTIWAGDLHHWMDEAYLHGCFAYTGQVSSVKVIRNKQTGQTEGYGFVEFYSREAAEEVLQTYNGTPMPNTEQPFRLNWATFSAGDRRADTSSDLSIFVGDLATDVTDTMLQETFASRYTSVKGAKVVQDANTGRSKGYGFVRFGDENERTKAIVEMNGAYCSSRPMRIGVATPKKSSGYQQQYSSQALVLAGGGGHANGAVAQGSQSDGEPNNTTIFVGGLDSDVNEEDLRQPFSQFGEVVSVKIPVGKACGFVQFANRKDAENAMNMLNATVIGKQTVRLSWGRSQGNKQWRSDSSNQWNNGGHYGGQGYGGYANAAPQNPDLSMHAAAAINGSS is encoded by the exons ATGGCCCAACAGAGCAACGGCGGCAGCGGCGATCTGAGCACGACTCAACAGGCCCAGCCCAACCAGCAACAacagcagcaacagcaacagcagcagcagcagtggATGCATCAGCACCAGCAGCAATGGATGGCGATGCAGTACCCGGCGGCGGCCATGGCGATGATGCAGCAGCAGATGATGGTGTACCCGCAGCATTACATGCCTACTTACGCCGCGCATCCGCATCACAATCCCTACCAGCAGGCTCAGGCCGCCGCCGCCGTGGCCTATCAGCAGCAGCCGCCGCtcaagcagcagcagcagcagcagcagtctCAGTCGCAGCAGAAGATGGGGCCTACTGATGAGGTCAGGACCATCTGGGCTGGCGACCTGCACCATTGGATGGACGAGGCCTACCTTCATGGCTGCTTCGCCTACACCGGCCAG GTTTCTTCAGTAAAGGTTATACGCAATAAGCAAACAGGTCAGACAGAAGGGTATGGTTTTGTTGAGTTCTATTCACGTGAAGCAGCTGAGGAAGTTCTGCAGACCTATAATGGTACTCCTATGCCAAATACAGAGCAGCCTTTTCGTCTGAACTGGGCAACCTTTAGTGCGGGTGACAGACGAGCAGATACTAGTTCTGATCTATCTATATTTGTAGGAGATTTAGCTACAGATGTGACTGACACTATGTTGCAAGAAACCTTTGCTAGTAGATATACATCTGTTAAGGGGGCAAAAGTTGTTCAAGATGCAAATACTGGTCGTTCAAAGGGTTATGGTTTTGTTAGGTTTGGGGATGAAAATGAGAGGACAAAGGCCATTGTGGAAATGAATGGTGCGTATTGTTCGAGCAGGCCCATGCGTATAGGTGTTGCAACGCCCAAAAAATCATCTGGATATCAACAACAGTACTCTTCACAAG CATTGGTATTGGCTGGAGGTGGTGGACATGCAAATGGTGCCGTTGCCCAAGGTTCTCAGTCTGATGGCGAGCCCAATAACACAACT ATATTTGTTGGAGGGCTTGATTCTGATGTCAATGAGGAAGACCTCAGGCAGCCGTTTTCTCAATTTGGTGAAGTTGTCTCTGTGAAAATACCGGTTGGAAAAGCTTGCGGTTTTGTTCAGTTCGCTAATAG GAAGGATGCTGAGAATGCAATGAATATGCTGAATGCAACTGTTATTGGAAAGCAAACAGTTCGTCTGTCTTGGGGTCGCAGTCAAGGCAACAAGCAG TGGAGATCGGACTCAAGTAACCAGTGGAACAATGGAGGACATTATGGAGGGCAGGGGTATGGTGGGTACGCAAATGCTGCGCCACAGAATCCAGATCTGAGTATGCATGCTGCAGCTGCGATTAACGGGTCTTCTTAA